One genomic segment of Ricinus communis isolate WT05 ecotype wild-type chromosome 5, ASM1957865v1, whole genome shotgun sequence includes these proteins:
- the LOC8278534 gene encoding probable serine/threonine-protein kinase WNK10 isoform X2 has protein sequence MMILSLKRKTLLEDTLGYKAFDEINGIEVAWNQVSVEDVLQSPDQLERLYSEVHLLKSLKHENIMKFYNSWVDDNNKTINMITELFTSGSLRKYRKKHKNVDIKAIKNWARQILRGLHYLHSHNPPIIHRDLKCDNVFVNGNNGEVKIGDLGLATVMQQPTARSVIGTPEFMAPELYEEEYNELVDIYSFGMCILEMVTCEYPYSECKNPAQIYKKVTSGIKPASLCKVNDPLVKRFIEKCIVPASMRLPALELLKDPFLATENPKELVFASLHLPDLMLKQVSRGQSESYPMDIDSNHKKLSVGSCTKSMDESLHFSTSEFQRLTVKNEFRLRGEKNDDNTISLTLRIVDRCGGVKNIHFTFYLDSDTTLSIAEEMVEQLDLSNEDVAIIAELIDALILKLVPHLSQSGSTSSMPNGFSELHNDATFKVASKHDFLPLADLKGQETQDSLLSELSTELPLTVASDASTNKPLGSSDYTIDFNTYEFGSDFMMHGDGTFKYGKYTKHSEKHLPSAKGEVQDDLKLELDAIDMQYNQCFRELSMMREEAIENAKKKWITRKKVPAI, from the exons ATGATGATTCTGAGTTTGAAGAGAAAGACCCTACTGGAAGATACGTTAGG ATATAAGGCATTTGATGAAATTAATGGAATTGAAGTGGCATGGAATCAAGTGAGTGTTGAAGATGTGTTGCAGTCTCCAGACCAGCTGGAGAGATTATATTCAGAGGTTCATCTGCTCAAGTCATTGAAACATGAAAATATCATGAAATTCTACAATTCTTGGGTGGATGATAATAACAAGACTATTAACATGATAACAGAATTGTTCACTTCTGGGAGTCTGAGGAA ATACCGTAAGAAGCATAAGAATGTTGATATCAAGGCCATCAAAAACTGGGCTAGACAAATTCTTCGAGGTTTACACTATTTGCACAGTCACAATCCTCCTATCATCCATCGTGATTTGAAATGCGACAATGTTTTTGTTAATGGAAACAATGGAGAAGTTAAGATCGGAGATCTTGGACTAGCAACTGTCATGCAGCAGCCTACAGCCCGAAGTGTTATTG GTACTCCTGAGTTCATGGCTCCAGAGCTCTATGAAGAGGAATATAACGAACTTGTTGACATCTATTCTTTTGGAATGTGCATATTGGAGATGGTTACTTGTGAATACCCATATAGTGAATGCAAGAACCCAGCACAAATATATAAGAAGGTTACCTCG GGCATAAAGCCTGCTTCTCTTTGTAAAGTGAATGACCCCCTAGTTAAGCGATTCATAGAGAAGTGTATAGTTCCAGCATCTATGAGATTGCCTGCATTAGAGCTCTTGAAAGATCCTTTCTTAGCGACTGAAAATCCAAAGGAACTTGTTTTTGCTTCTTTGCATTTACCAGATCTTATGCTCAAGCAAGTCAGCCGTGGGCAATCAGAATCCTATCCCATGGATATTGACTCTAACCACAAGAAGCTTTCTGTAGGTTCTTGTACCAAAAGCATGGATGAGTCTTTGCATTTTTCTACTTCAGAATTTCAGAGGCTGACAGTGAAAAATGAGTTCAGGTTAAGAGGAGAGAAAAACGATGATAATACAATTTCATTAACTCTGCGGATTGTTGATCGATGTG GTGGAGTAAAGAATATCCATTTTACATTTTACCTCGATTCTGATACTACTCTTTCGATAGCTGAAGAGATGGTTGAACAGCTTGATTTGTCAAATGAAGATGTGGCTATTATTGCTGAGCTGATTGATGCCTTAATACTGAAGCTTGTTCCTCACTTGAGTCAATCTGGAAGTACTTCAAGTATGCCAAATGGCTTCTCTGAACTGCATAATGATGCAACTTTCAAGGTGGCTAGTAAGCATGATTTCTTGCCTTTGGCTGATCTGAAGGGTCAAGAGACTCAAGATTCACTTCTTTCAGAACTATCTACTGAACTTCCTTTGACAGTCGCCTCTGATGCCAGTACTAACAAGCCCTTGGGATCTTCTGACTACACTATTGACTTTAATACATATGAGTTCGGTTCTGATTTTATGATGCATGGTGATGGTACATTTAAATATGGCAAATACACCAAACATTCAGAGAAGCACCTGCCCTCAGCTAAAGGAGAGGTGCAGGATGATCTAAAGCTAGAGCTTGATGCAATTGATATGCAGTATAATCAGTGTTTCCGAGAACTCTCGATGATGAGGGAGGAAGCTATAGAAAATGCCAAAAAGAAGTGGATAACAAGGAAGAAAGTACCTGCCATTTGA
- the LOC8288824 gene encoding protein yippee-like At4g27745, which yields MAALVGPRLYSCCNCRNHVALHDDVISKAFQGRHGRAFLFSHAMNMTVGPKEDRQLMTGLHTVADVYCSDCHEVLGWKYERAYEETQKYKEGKFILEKSKIVKENW from the exons ATGGCAGCACTGGTTGGCCCAAGATTATACAGTTGCTGTAATTGTAGAAACCATGTTGCCCTTCACGATGACGTCATTTCCAAGGCTTTTCAG GGAAGACATGGTCGAGCATTTCTGTTCTCTCATGCAATGAACATGACAGTGGGTCCGAAGGAGGACAGGCAACTAATGACTGGCCTCCACACAGTTGCTGATGTCTATTGCAGTGATTGCCACGAGGTGCTTGGTTGGAAGTATGAACGAGCTTATGAGGAAACACAAAAGTACAAAGAAGGGAAGTTCATTcttgaaaaatcaaaaattgTCAAGGAAAACTGGTAG
- the LOC8278534 gene encoding probable serine/threonine-protein kinase WNK10 isoform X1, protein MDFCSRDDDDSEFEEKDPTGRYVRYDEVLGKGAFKTVYKAFDEINGIEVAWNQVSVEDVLQSPDQLERLYSEVHLLKSLKHENIMKFYNSWVDDNNKTINMITELFTSGSLRKYRKKHKNVDIKAIKNWARQILRGLHYLHSHNPPIIHRDLKCDNVFVNGNNGEVKIGDLGLATVMQQPTARSVIGTPEFMAPELYEEEYNELVDIYSFGMCILEMVTCEYPYSECKNPAQIYKKVTSGIKPASLCKVNDPLVKRFIEKCIVPASMRLPALELLKDPFLATENPKELVFASLHLPDLMLKQVSRGQSESYPMDIDSNHKKLSVGSCTKSMDESLHFSTSEFQRLTVKNEFRLRGEKNDDNTISLTLRIVDRCGGVKNIHFTFYLDSDTTLSIAEEMVEQLDLSNEDVAIIAELIDALILKLVPHLSQSGSTSSMPNGFSELHNDATFKVASKHDFLPLADLKGQETQDSLLSELSTELPLTVASDASTNKPLGSSDYTIDFNTYEFGSDFMMHGDGTFKYGKYTKHSEKHLPSAKGEVQDDLKLELDAIDMQYNQCFRELSMMREEAIENAKKKWITRKKVPAI, encoded by the exons ATGGATTTCTGTTCGCGCGACGATGATGATTCTGAGTTTGAAGAGAAAGACCCTACTGGAAGATACGTTAGG TATGATGAAGTCTTGGGAAAAGGTGCATTCAAGACTGT ATATAAGGCATTTGATGAAATTAATGGAATTGAAGTGGCATGGAATCAAGTGAGTGTTGAAGATGTGTTGCAGTCTCCAGACCAGCTGGAGAGATTATATTCAGAGGTTCATCTGCTCAAGTCATTGAAACATGAAAATATCATGAAATTCTACAATTCTTGGGTGGATGATAATAACAAGACTATTAACATGATAACAGAATTGTTCACTTCTGGGAGTCTGAGGAA ATACCGTAAGAAGCATAAGAATGTTGATATCAAGGCCATCAAAAACTGGGCTAGACAAATTCTTCGAGGTTTACACTATTTGCACAGTCACAATCCTCCTATCATCCATCGTGATTTGAAATGCGACAATGTTTTTGTTAATGGAAACAATGGAGAAGTTAAGATCGGAGATCTTGGACTAGCAACTGTCATGCAGCAGCCTACAGCCCGAAGTGTTATTG GTACTCCTGAGTTCATGGCTCCAGAGCTCTATGAAGAGGAATATAACGAACTTGTTGACATCTATTCTTTTGGAATGTGCATATTGGAGATGGTTACTTGTGAATACCCATATAGTGAATGCAAGAACCCAGCACAAATATATAAGAAGGTTACCTCG GGCATAAAGCCTGCTTCTCTTTGTAAAGTGAATGACCCCCTAGTTAAGCGATTCATAGAGAAGTGTATAGTTCCAGCATCTATGAGATTGCCTGCATTAGAGCTCTTGAAAGATCCTTTCTTAGCGACTGAAAATCCAAAGGAACTTGTTTTTGCTTCTTTGCATTTACCAGATCTTATGCTCAAGCAAGTCAGCCGTGGGCAATCAGAATCCTATCCCATGGATATTGACTCTAACCACAAGAAGCTTTCTGTAGGTTCTTGTACCAAAAGCATGGATGAGTCTTTGCATTTTTCTACTTCAGAATTTCAGAGGCTGACAGTGAAAAATGAGTTCAGGTTAAGAGGAGAGAAAAACGATGATAATACAATTTCATTAACTCTGCGGATTGTTGATCGATGTG GTGGAGTAAAGAATATCCATTTTACATTTTACCTCGATTCTGATACTACTCTTTCGATAGCTGAAGAGATGGTTGAACAGCTTGATTTGTCAAATGAAGATGTGGCTATTATTGCTGAGCTGATTGATGCCTTAATACTGAAGCTTGTTCCTCACTTGAGTCAATCTGGAAGTACTTCAAGTATGCCAAATGGCTTCTCTGAACTGCATAATGATGCAACTTTCAAGGTGGCTAGTAAGCATGATTTCTTGCCTTTGGCTGATCTGAAGGGTCAAGAGACTCAAGATTCACTTCTTTCAGAACTATCTACTGAACTTCCTTTGACAGTCGCCTCTGATGCCAGTACTAACAAGCCCTTGGGATCTTCTGACTACACTATTGACTTTAATACATATGAGTTCGGTTCTGATTTTATGATGCATGGTGATGGTACATTTAAATATGGCAAATACACCAAACATTCAGAGAAGCACCTGCCCTCAGCTAAAGGAGAGGTGCAGGATGATCTAAAGCTAGAGCTTGATGCAATTGATATGCAGTATAATCAGTGTTTCCGAGAACTCTCGATGATGAGGGAGGAAGCTATAGAAAATGCCAAAAAGAAGTGGATAACAAGGAAGAAAGTACCTGCCATTTGA